Genomic segment of Prochlorococcus marinus CUG1433:
CATGGAGATCTAGTGACATACATAAAAAAGACCCAATTAGGGTCTTTGTTCGACTATTTAAGACATATAAAAATCCTCGGGCGATTTAATAATAAGTCCTATAAGCGGTTCGAGTCGGCTTGGCTCAATAGTGATTTTTACTAGTTATGCCAATTTTATTTAATTTCATTTTGATATTTTAAAGTTTTAAATTCCGTATTAATAGGGAAATTTCTTTTTTTATATTCATTACATCCAAGATCAGAGAACCTTAATTGTACAGAAAATCGTATTTTATCAGAACAGTTATATCCACTAGCATGAACTAACTTTTGGTTAAAAATAATTGCTTGGCCATATTTAACATCGCAGTTCTCAAATTTAAATTTAAATTTTTTTTCAATAATCCCCTTTTTGTTTGGATAAACTTCATTTAGATGACTTTTTGCACATACTAAAAGAGATCCCTCTTTGAAAGAAGTATCTTGAAGAGGAATCCATATGGTAACAGAGTTTTCGCTGCCACAATTGTATGCATAATCTTGATGTTGAGAGAACCTG
This window contains:
- a CDS encoding phytanoyl-CoA dioxygenase family protein; this encodes MDYSLLKKDLDERGYFRVSINPCIPLLENLRAKIFSVNNCLSESKNLGKISDDRDIVNFRLKNQSLQYLGVKHLWNSSALFSLGGHPYFEELLKSICKFKEPIHNLQPVLRVDLPIKEQSRFSQHQDYAYNCGSENSVTIWIPLQDTSFKEGSLLVCAKSHLNEVYPNKKGIIEKKFKFKFENCDVKYGQAIIFNQKLVHASGYNCSDKIRFSVQLRFSDLGCNEYKKRNFPINTEFKTLKYQNEIK